In Oryza brachyantha chromosome 1, ObraRS2, whole genome shotgun sequence, the following are encoded in one genomic region:
- the LOC102703721 gene encoding casein kinase 1-like protein HD16: MPARRGRGKRKQQQQPPPQPSPSPEEAPRDVGQPERKQREGMEGSDKGGAGDDGSPAPLPETIQIGNSPTYKLDRKLGKGGFGQVYVGRRISSPTHGNRNSGANALEVALKFEHRTSKGCSYGAPYEWQVYNTLSGNHGVPRVHYKGKQGGFYIMVMDMLGPSLWDVWNNNSHSMSVEMVACIGIEAISILEKMHAKGYVHGDVKPENFLLGPPDTPEGKKLFLVDLGLATKWRDAGTGKHVEYDQRPDIFRGTVRYASVHAHLGRTGCRRDDLESLAYTLIFLLRGRLPWQGFQGENKGFLVCKKKMATSPESLCGIGPPPFRQFVEYVVNLKFDEEPNYAKCISLFDGIVGPNPDIRPLNTDGAQKLVYQVGQKRGRLTVAEDDEQPKKKIRMGMPATQWISVYNARRPMKQRYHYNVSDDRLAPHIQKGNEDGLFISSVSSCSNLWALIMDAGTGFTSQVHELSHYFLHKEWIMEQWERNYYITALAGANNGSSVVIMSTGTPYAQQSYKVSDSFPFKWINKKWKEGFYVTALATAGSRWAVVMSRNAGFTHQVVELDFLYPSEGIHQRWDSGYRITATAATCDQVALILSIPRRKPNDETQETLRTSAFPGQHVKEKWSKNLYLGSICYGRSVS, encoded by the exons ATGCCAGCGCGCCGGGGCCGTGGAAAgcggaagcagcagcagcaaccgccgccgcagccgtcgCCGAGCCCGGAGGAAGCGCCGCGGGACGTGGGGCAGCCGGAGCGGAAGCAGCGCGAGGGGATGGAAGGGTCCGACAAGgggggcgccggcgacgacgggagcCCCGCGCCGCTCCCGGAGACG ATACAAATTGGAAATTCACCGACCTATAAGCTTGATAGGAAACTTGGAAAGGGAGGATTTGGACAAGTATATGTTGGCCGACGTATTTCCTCTCCTACTCATGGCAACAGGAACTCTGGTGCAAATGCTTTAGAG GttgcactaaaatttgaacatcGAACCAGCAAAGGCTGTAGCTATGGAGCTCCCTACGAGTGGCAAGTCTACAA CACTCTTAGTGGAAATCATGGTGTCCCACGGGTACACTACAAAGGAAAGCAGGGCGGGTTTTACATCATG GTTATGGATATGTTGGGACCAAGCCTTTGGGATGTTTGGAATAACAATTCCCACTC GATGTCTGTTGAGATGGTTGCTTGTATAGGTATAGAGGCCATCTCCATACTAGAAAAGATGCATGCTAAAGG ATACGTCCATGGTGATGTGAAACCTGAGAACTTTTTGCTTGGTCCTCCAGATACTCCTGAAGGGAAGAAACTTTTTCTTGTTGATCTTGGGCTGG CTACTAAGTGGAGAGATGCTGGTACAGGAAAGCATGTTGAATATGACCAGAGACCTGATATCTTTAG GGGTACTGTTCGCTATGCTAGCGTGCATGCCCACTTGGGAAGAACCGGATGCAGGAGAGATGACCTTGAATCCCTTGCATACAcacttatttttcttctgcgTGGCCGCTTGCCTTGGCAAGGATTTCAG ggaGAGAATAAAGGTTTTCTTGTCTGCAAGAAAAAGATGGCAACATCTCCAGAATCTTTATGTGGCATTGGTCCACCGCCTTTCCGACAATTTGTTGAGTATGTTGTGAACTTGAAGTTTGATGAAGAGCCAAACTATGCAAAATGCATCTCTCTTTTTGATGGCATTGTTGGTCCAAATCCAGATATCAGACCATTAAACACTGATGGTGCCCAGAAG CTTGTATATCAGGTTGGTCAGAAGAGAGGCCGCCTCACAGTGGCCGAAGATGATGAGCAACCTAAGAAAAAGATTAGAATGGGAATGCCAGCGACCCAGTGGATTAGTGTGTATAATGCCCGTCGACCTATGAAGCAGAG ataCCACTACAATGTATCAGATGATAGGTTAGCACCACATATTCAAAAAGGAAATGAAGATGGTTTGTTTATAAGTTCAGTTTCATCTTGTTCAAATCTGTGGGCTTTAATTATGGATGCTGGCACGGGTTTTACCTCTCAAGTACATGAACTTTCCCATTACTTTCTTCACAAG GAATGGATAATGGAGCAGTGGGAGAGAAATTACTATATTACTGCTTTGGCTGGTGCAAATAATGGAAGCTCGGTGGTGATCATGTCGACAg GAACACCATATGCACAGCAATCATACAAAGTAAGTGATTCATTTCCCTTCAAATGGATAAACAAAAAGTGGAAGGAGGGATTCTATGTTACTGCCTTGGCCACAGCAGGAAGTCGCTGGGCTGTGGTCATGTCCCGAAATGCTGGTTTTACACATCAG GTAGTGGAACTTGATTTCTTGTATCCGAGCGAGGGAATCCACCAACGCTGGGATAGCGGTTATCGCATAACCGCAACGGCAGCCACATGTGACCAGGTGGCTTTGATCCTGAGCATACCTAGAAGAAAGCCTAACGACGAAACACAGGAGACCCTGAGAACATCTGCTTTTCCTGGCCAGCATGTAAAG GAAAAATGGTCAAAAAATCTTTATTTAGGCTCCATTTGCTATGGAAGATCAGTGTCGTGA
- the LOC121053293 gene encoding uncharacterized protein LOC121053293 has protein sequence MEPGFGKRMMHVLRAVYHMLRRGLCRKRLMMDLHLLLGRGKLAGRALRDVLLAHQPHGHGLGAVAVAGRHQYGPAAAAAGAAAADVDDSSALSFYHHNPRDVEFSCTTTPSYAPGVFPFRPFRGRGGSRHAGAANNYGGLDASAVARVFEMLNTEAATAAGAGGETPSSSSSLPGATPSPLLALSLGRSPAGARQLRVTDSPFPVVPPEGVDGRVDDKATDFIEWFRHQLLQQQSAATPDHRG, from the coding sequence atgGAGCCCGGGTTCGGGAAGCGGATGATGCACGTGCTGCGCGCCGTGTACCACATGCTGCGGCGCGGGCTCTGCCGGAAGCGCCTCATGATGGATCTCCACCTGCTGCTCGGCCGCGGCAAGCTCGCCGGCAGGGCGCTGCGCGACGTGCTCCTCGCGCACCAGCCGCACGGCCACGgcctcggcgccgtcgccgtggcggGGCGCCACCAGtacggccccgccgccgcggcggcgggggcggcggcggccgacgtggATGACTCGTCGGCGCTCTCCTTCTACCACCATAACCCCAGGGACGTCGAGTTCAGCTGCACCACCACGCCGTCCTACGCGCCGGGGGTCTTCCCCTTCAGGCCGTTccgcggccgaggcggctcccgccacgccggcgccgcaaaCAACTACGGCGGGCTCGACGCCTCCGCCGTGGCCCGCGTCTTCGAGATGCTCAACACCGAGGCCgctaccgccgccggcgccggcggggagacgccgtcgtcctcgtcgtcgctgcccgGGGCCACGCCTTCCCCGCTGCTGGCGCTCAGCCTCGGCCGCAGCCCCGCCGGAGCGCGGCAGCTGCGCGTCACCGACTCGCCGTTCCCCGTCGTGCCACCcgagggcgtcgacggccGCGTCGACGACAAGGCCACCGACTTCATCGAGTGGTTCCGCCACCAGCTCCTCCAGCAGCAGTCGGCCGCCACGCCGGACCACCGTGGctag